From a single Fusobacterium ulcerans ATCC 49185 genomic region:
- a CDS encoding IclR family transcriptional regulator translates to MAKTEHRPTARVLNILELLAANQEGLTLTEIAEAIDAPKSSILPLIHTMAQRKFIFLDVHTYKYSIGIGSFCVGSAYTSNMNALQFIKSEMKYIVKKTNEICQMGIFDRGQVLYVAKVDSDDPIRIISYVGKRLPAYCTALGKALLCQKNIKELKELYPNGLKKYTPNTITDFEILADQLKEVKQTMIATENGEVNEQSDCISVPLFKGDDILAAISVSVPSFRMTEEKTELIKSMLLETKTKIETFFREHDIDSTQLTLSN, encoded by the coding sequence ATGGCAAAGACTGAACATAGACCTACAGCCCGTGTACTTAACATACTTGAACTGCTAGCTGCCAATCAAGAAGGTCTGACTTTGACAGAAATCGCTGAAGCTATTGATGCACCTAAAAGCAGTATACTGCCTTTAATTCATACTATGGCTCAACGTAAATTTATATTTTTAGATGTACATACTTATAAGTATAGTATAGGTATAGGTTCTTTTTGTGTTGGATCAGCTTATACAAGCAACATGAATGCTCTTCAATTTATAAAATCAGAGATGAAATATATTGTGAAAAAAACTAATGAAATCTGCCAAATGGGTATATTTGATAGAGGACAGGTATTATATGTGGCAAAAGTAGATTCTGATGATCCTATTCGTATTATCTCATATGTAGGAAAAAGGCTTCCTGCTTATTGTACTGCTCTAGGTAAAGCTTTGCTCTGCCAGAAAAATATCAAAGAATTAAAAGAACTCTACCCAAATGGATTAAAAAAATATACTCCTAATACCATAACTGACTTTGAGATACTTGCAGATCAGCTTAAAGAAGTAAAACAAACTATGATTGCTACTGAAAACGGAGAAGTAAATGAACAATCTGATTGTATCAGTGTCCCTCTTTTTAAAGGAGATGACATCCTTGCTGCTATCAGTGTAAGTGTTCCTTCTTTTAGAATGACAGAAGAGAAAACTGAACTTATTAAATCAATGCTTTTAGAAACTAAAACTAAAATTGAAACTTTTTTTCGAGAACATGATATAGATAGTACTCAGTTAACACTTTCTAACTAG
- a CDS encoding MBL fold metallo-hydrolase: MNRLIVLDIDFISGNGNNSFVHPVILQGDKENILIDCGTSGSLPLLEKEAQKNNFELSKLTKIIITHHDHDHMDALYEIKEKYPHIQIVSSLLEKAYIEGVKKSLRLEQAEKIYPTLSDEEKLNAEYFHNMLKSIRHVPIDITIDGDHELDWCGGTKIISTPGHMPGHISIYSKKFKTLITGDAMVAENENLFLANPQYTLDMKEAIKSIRKFLEYDVQQIICYHGGIITGDIISILKNLLK; the protein is encoded by the coding sequence ATGAATAGATTGATAGTTTTAGATATAGATTTTATTTCTGGAAATGGTAATAATAGCTTTGTTCATCCTGTTATTTTACAAGGTGACAAAGAGAATATTCTCATAGACTGTGGGACTTCTGGTTCTCTTCCTCTTTTAGAAAAAGAAGCTCAGAAAAATAATTTTGAACTTTCAAAACTTACAAAAATAATAATAACCCATCATGACCATGATCATATGGATGCTCTCTATGAAATAAAGGAAAAATATCCTCATATACAGATTGTATCTTCTTTATTGGAAAAAGCATATATTGAAGGAGTAAAAAAATCTTTAAGATTGGAACAAGCTGAAAAAATATATCCAACTCTTTCTGACGAAGAAAAGTTAAATGCTGAATACTTCCATAATATGCTAAAATCTATAAGACATGTTCCTATTGATATTACAATAGATGGAGATCATGAATTAGATTGGTGTGGTGGAACAAAAATAATTTCTACTCCTGGACATATGCCTGGTCATATCTCTATTTATTCTAAAAAATTTAAAACACTTATTACTGGAGATGCTATGGTGGCAGAAAATGAAAATCTTTTTTTGGCTAATCCTCAATATACTTTAGATATGAAAGAAGCAATAAAATCCATAAGAAAATTTTTAGAATATGATGTCCAGCAGATAATATGCTATCATGGCGGTATAATAACAGGGGATATTATTTCTATTCTAAAAAATCTCTTAAAATAA